In Ostrea edulis chromosome 4, xbOstEdul1.1, whole genome shotgun sequence, a single window of DNA contains:
- the LOC125669728 gene encoding uncharacterized protein LOC125669728 isoform X2, producing the protein MKNHFLRKNTIFGKKMKNYTHHTESSDSSWVKPTIVFLDNNHKYVCQWLNDCEKHNVQSVNGEEFPEYPPVPLSTASDTFCEEADISTDNETEIQKWSTWRTKVNERLINNVLVLDQLYAEVDSDVRENVPSSVVCYQEASKSMHRSSTDLSLPDFTVYGIPRARLGK; encoded by the exons ATGAAAAACCATTTTCTAAggaaaaatacaatttttggTAAAAAG ATGAAGAATTACACACATCATACAGAGAGCTCAGACTCCAGCTGGGTCAAACCCACCATTGTCTTTCTGGACAACAATCACAAATATGTATGTCAGTGGCTAAACGACTGTGAAAAACATAATGTTCAGAGTGTGAATGGTGAGGAATTTCCGGAGTATCCCCCTGTCCCTCTAAGTACAGCCAGTGATACATTCTGCGAAGAGGCGGATATTTCGACAGATAACGAGACAGAAATTCAGAAGTGGTCAACTTGGCGGACCAAGGTCAACGAACGCCTAATCAATAACGTGTTAGTGTTGGATCAGTTGTACGCGGAAGTGGACAGTGACGTCAGGGAAAACGTGCCGTCCAGCGTTGTTTGTTACCAGGAAGCTTCCAAGAGCATGCACAGATCTTCCACAGACCTCTCGCTTCCTGATTTTACGGTGTACGGAATACCTCGAGCCCGGCTTGGAAAATAG
- the LOC125669728 gene encoding uncharacterized protein LOC125669728 isoform X1, which translates to MEKGARVLCCGYSGILYFFRIPPPPPNSAAIDITMKNYTHHTESSDSSWVKPTIVFLDNNHKYVCQWLNDCEKHNVQSVNGEEFPEYPPVPLSTASDTFCEEADISTDNETEIQKWSTWRTKVNERLINNVLVLDQLYAEVDSDVRENVPSSVVCYQEASKSMHRSSTDLSLPDFTVYGIPRARLGK; encoded by the exons ATGGAGAAAGGGGCGCGCGTGTTGTGTTGTGGATATTCAGGAATATTATACTTTTTcaggataccccccccccctccaaattCGGCAGCTATAGACATTACG ATGAAGAATTACACACATCATACAGAGAGCTCAGACTCCAGCTGGGTCAAACCCACCATTGTCTTTCTGGACAACAATCACAAATATGTATGTCAGTGGCTAAACGACTGTGAAAAACATAATGTTCAGAGTGTGAATGGTGAGGAATTTCCGGAGTATCCCCCTGTCCCTCTAAGTACAGCCAGTGATACATTCTGCGAAGAGGCGGATATTTCGACAGATAACGAGACAGAAATTCAGAAGTGGTCAACTTGGCGGACCAAGGTCAACGAACGCCTAATCAATAACGTGTTAGTGTTGGATCAGTTGTACGCGGAAGTGGACAGTGACGTCAGGGAAAACGTGCCGTCCAGCGTTGTTTGTTACCAGGAAGCTTCCAAGAGCATGCACAGATCTTCCACAGACCTCTCGCTTCCTGATTTTACGGTGTACGGAATACCTCGAGCCCGGCTTGGAAAATAG
- the LOC125669728 gene encoding uncharacterized protein LOC125669728 isoform X3, which produces MKNYTHHTESSDSSWVKPTIVFLDNNHKYVCQWLNDCEKHNVQSVNGEEFPEYPPVPLSTASDTFCEEADISTDNETEIQKWSTWRTKVNERLINNVLVLDQLYAEVDSDVRENVPSSVVCYQEASKSMHRSSTDLSLPDFTVYGIPRARLGK; this is translated from the coding sequence ATGAAGAATTACACACATCATACAGAGAGCTCAGACTCCAGCTGGGTCAAACCCACCATTGTCTTTCTGGACAACAATCACAAATATGTATGTCAGTGGCTAAACGACTGTGAAAAACATAATGTTCAGAGTGTGAATGGTGAGGAATTTCCGGAGTATCCCCCTGTCCCTCTAAGTACAGCCAGTGATACATTCTGCGAAGAGGCGGATATTTCGACAGATAACGAGACAGAAATTCAGAAGTGGTCAACTTGGCGGACCAAGGTCAACGAACGCCTAATCAATAACGTGTTAGTGTTGGATCAGTTGTACGCGGAAGTGGACAGTGACGTCAGGGAAAACGTGCCGTCCAGCGTTGTTTGTTACCAGGAAGCTTCCAAGAGCATGCACAGATCTTCCACAGACCTCTCGCTTCCTGATTTTACGGTGTACGGAATACCTCGAGCCCGGCTTGGAAAATAG